The genomic window TAATAATTGAACCAATATCTACACCGTTACGACACACAAGTAGTAAGCCATTATTTACACTCATTTTTCGCCGTAGTGTGCGCGTATTTGGCAGCTTAGCTAACAATGCGTAACATGCTACAAAACAGGCAACATTGACGAGCGCTATGAATAAACTTCTCGCAGCAGTAATAGTAGCAAGCAGCTTGCCCTGTGCGGCCTTAGCCCAATTGGCACCGCAGGCCAGCTTGCAATCGCCACGGGTAAGCGGCTATTACACCCCAACAGATACCCTAAACATAGCGCTGCCCAAAGAGGCAAATCTTAGTGCTGCATGGTCAAGCCTAAGTTTGTCAGGCCTAAGCTTAGAGCTAGACGGCATAGATGTTACCGCGCTGGCAACACTCGAAAATGGCCAGCTGCAATACACCCCCGCCCAGCGTTTAGCCTATGGCGAGCACAGCTTGCGCTTGGTGCAGTATAAGCAAGATGGCAGTGTTAACGAGTGGGGCTATTGGCAGTTTGATGTACGCCAGTCGGCGGCTATTCGCCAAGCCAGCGCGCAATCGCAGGTAGATGTAAGCCTCAATCAAAATGTAGCTAATCACTCATCCCCAGTTAGCCCCATACCGGTAGATAACTTTAGCGCACAGGGCAGTGGCCAGTTTTACGCAAGTGTAGAAGGTGGCGATGCTACCGATGGCTGGGCGTTAGATGGCAATGCAAATTTAGCGCTCGCCGACGATGCCAACCAATCGCTTACTGGCCGCCAGGTGGATATTCCAAGCTTTACCGTAACGGCTAAGCAGGGGCGTTACAGTGTAACAGCAGGCGATCAAGCGTTACTGCAAGCGGGCTTGCTTAGCAGTGGTTACCAAGCGCGCGGTGTATCAAGCACTGTGGCGTTAGGCGCGCTGGATTCGGCAGTAACAGTATTTAGCGTAGCGGCCAATCAACGCATAGGCATAGATGGCGGCTTGGGTATTAGTGATGGCGATAACCGCTTAACCGGCGCTCGCTGGCAGTATCAGCCTTGGCAAACTCAAAATGCCGATGTGTACCTTGCGGTAAGCTACATTAGCGGTAAAAGCAGCCAAGCTGACTTCGGCAGCGTGGACTATTACGCGCAACCGAGTGTTAATGAAGGCAGCGCGTGGAACCTAGTATTCGACAGCCAGTTTATGCAGCAACAGCTGCGCGTGCGTTTAGAGGGGGCCAATACCGAATACGACTTCGACGGTATTAATAACGGCTACGAAGCAGTAGAAGACGATGCTTGGTCGGCACTGGTGTTGTTTCAACCCGCGCCACCGCAAAGCAAAGTGGATTTAACCCTAGGCGTAGAAGCACAGCGTATAGGCAGTTACTACTACAGCTTGGCCAACGGCCAGTTGCCTGCCGATAAAAAATTCCAACGGGTATTTTTAAATGGCGCAACCGATAGCACCAAGGGCCGTTGGTACTGGGAAAGTGCCTACACCACCGAAAGTAATAACCTAAGTAAAAATGCCGCCTTTGCCATTACCGATATGTCGCAATGGGCGCTAAGCGGCGGTTACAACCAATACGAGCCAGCCACCGCATTAGCCTGGTTGGGCTTGCCCAGTTACAGCATTGCAATGCGCGGCGTGCGCTTAACCGATGACTACACGCCCATCGGCTATATTGCCAATAACCTTACCACCGAAAGTATTAACGCCAATGCCGCGTTTGCGCACCCCACGTGGAACTGGTCGCTAGGGGTAAACGAAGATAAGTTACACGACTACTCTGGCTGGCAACCCAACACCCGCACCCGCGCTTTACAGGCCAATGCCGCTAAACAGTTGGGCGATAAATATTACCTGGCTATTGGTTGGCAGTTACAGCAAACCCGTTTTATTGCCGAGCAAGTGCATACCCGCACACAACTCTATTCGCTAGATGCCAATGCTGATTTTATACCGCAGGTGCTATCTGCAAATATTAGTGTTGGCGTGAATCAAACGCGCGCAATGGATGACCCCTACTATGCATTGCGCGACCAATCCACCTACGCCAGCGCCAATATTATGTGGCAGGTGAAGCAAGCAAAAAATAACAGCGCGGGGCTTAACCTAAGTTTTAGTGTTAGCCATAACGAATACAAAGATCAGCTCTACGCGTTTAACAATTCAGAGGGCTACCAAGCCTTTATCAAGCTGAGCACCAGCTTGCCCTCCGCTTTTCCTGGAGTACTGTAATGAACACTTACCCTTTAAAAACTACACGCCTAGTGAATGCGTTTATTGTATTGGCGAGCTTGGTGTTTGCCGTTAATGCGCAGGCGCAGCTAAACCTATGCACAAGCCCATGCGTTGCGGCGCAAGCGGTTACCCCAGGTGTAGAAGCCAGTATTCAATTACAGTGGCGCGGTGAAGTAGAAGTAATAGGCGATGCGGCAACCGTAACCTCGAAAGACGGTAACTTTGCGGTAGGCAATGCAACTAACCATACACAGCTAGGCAATGTTGCCGTGCCCTTGCGTGTAACACTTAGTGGCCCCCAGCGTGGTGGTGCTGCTACGGCTTTTGCCATAAATGAACAGTTGGTTGTACCCGCGCAAGTAAGTAGGCGCGCTGCGGCACTGGGGGCTGTACAGTTACATTATGTGCGCACGTTTAGCGTGAATGGCATAAGCCAAACGGCAAATTACGCAATTGCCCTTAACCAATTTGCGCCCAATGCTAGCCGCTCGCTAAACAGCGCCAGCGACCCAAGCGCAAGCAGCGTAGGCCTAAACAGAGTGGACCTGCGCTTTAACACCGGCAAACAAGTTGAAGTAATATCAGCAGGCACAAAGCTAAACGCAATTGCCACATTAAATTTTGATCGCGCCGGTATGTTGGATGCAGTATGGGAAGTGGCCACACCCGAAACCACTATCGGCCAAGCCGTGTATAGGCCACTGCAAAATGTAAGACAGGCACTCGCAGCAGGGCGCCAAGTGGCTATTCAAAGCCCCGCGCTACCCACTGGTAATGCAGGCGTGTATCGCGTGCGCTTGCGTATAACCAGCCCAGCTAGCGACCAAAACGCAGTGCCAGTAACCCTTAGCTACCAAGTGCAGCAGGCTAATACAGCGCGTGCTATAGATTCGGCAGCGTTAATCACACTGGCTTCGCCCGTACCCAATATTACCTTAGATACCGATACCGAATTCAGCTGGACGCACACCCAAGGCGCATTGGCTTATCAAATAGAATTTTTTGATAGCGCCACCCCCGATACCTTGCGCCCCATTACGGGTTTGCAATTAAAACCTAAGCAAACACAGGCCCTGTTAACGGCTTCGGTTTTTAACCGTTTATTGCTGGGCCAAACATACTATTGGCGAGTAGTGGCGTTTGATAGCGAAGGCCGAGTGATGGCCGCGAGCGAGTTGCGGCCCATACTTACTTCGCCCTAGGGCCTAAACTAAAATTAAATAGCCCAATTAAATAACAGCACTAAAAATGACAAGCGTAAAAATAGTTAACGTAAAAACAATAAGCACATAAAAACTAGAGAGAAAGCTTATGGCAGAGGATGAAGTGCCGGATGACAAACAATTACTCGCGGCCATTGCGAGCGGCGATACAGAAGCAATAACGGTGTTTTATCAGCGCCACGAAGCGCGGGTATACCGTTATGCGCTGGCAAAGGTAGGTGATAGTTTTGCCGCGGCAGACATACTGAACGATGTAATGATGCAGGTGTGGCGCGCAGCGGCAAAATTTGAAGGCCGCGCAAAAGTAACAACATGGTTGCTGGGTATAGCCCACAACAAAGTGGTGGATCACTGGCGCAAGGTAGGCGCGCGAGAATACACCGAGCTAGACGACAGTATGGAAGATGAAAGCGCGAGCGGCGCGAACCCAGCGCAGGCAACCGAAGCCGCCAGCGATGGCAAATTGTTGCACGCGTGTTTGGCAAAACTTAAACCCGAGCACCGCGAAATTTTGCATTTGGTATTTTTCGAAGAGCTGGGCTACAGCGAAATAGCCAGCATAATTGATGTACCAGAAGGCACAGTAAAATCACGCGTTTTTCACGCGCGTAACCTAATGAAAAAACAATTGGCGAACGCCACGAGGGCGGCATGAACACAGAACTGGATGACAAACTAGCACTCTTAATAAACGGCCAGCTCGACGTAAATGAGCAAGCGGAGCTAGAAAAACAAATAGCTGCCAACGAAGAGCTTGCCGCAGAAGCAGAATTTTTAGGTGCCCTGCAAAAAGGTATTCAACAGCAGCATGCAGTGCCACCCGGTGCAATGGGGTTGGCAAGGTTAAAGCGCGATATCGCATCTGAGCAACGACGCACAAATACCGAAGCTCAGGCAACCGTGTCCAGTGGTAATGCCACCGGCAAGGTAAAAGCCGCATCTAATTTTTGGAAACCGCTATCTATTGCTGCTTGCTGCCTACTGGCTGTGCAATCGTTTTTAACCATGCAGGGGCCGTCGGGCGATGACCCAAGTGGTGTAGTGCCTTTGTCTGGCTCGGCATTACCGGCGGGGCCGCAGTTGCAAGTGGTATTTAAAGATACCGCCACCGCAGGGCAAATACGCGAAGGCTTGCTAAGCATTAATGCTGAGCTAATTAGCGGCCCTGGCGCGCTGGGTATTTACACCGTGCAGCTACCCGCCAATGCCGATATAAGCCAAGCCCAAATTTTGTTAAGCGGCTTACCCTTTATAGAGGAGGTGGAGGTCGTAACAAGGGCGAATGAATCATGAACCCAACTAACAAGCCGCGCGCACTTAAAAGGTCTGCGCAACGCACATTACAAGGCACATCACAAAGCACTTTAGTAAATACAATAGCCTGCGGTTTTCTAACCGCGGGTTTAGTTTTATATGGGCCCGTGTATGCGCAAGTGCCCGAAGCAACAGATGAAGCCAAGCAACGCAATGTGCGGGATGTTAAAGCAGAGAGCCGTCAGCGGGTAGAGAGCTTTCAGCTAAAAGAAAGTTATCAGCGGACAGAAGACAGTAAACAGGCCGAAGAAATCAACTTAAAGGCCTCTAGCGCACAGCAAATAAGCGACGCAGCTAAGCAGCAAAACGCAACGCAAGCGCGCAGCACGGCAACTAGGCAGCAGGTGCGCGAGCAACAACCCACAAGTGAGTTGGGCAGCGCACAGCAAAATACTGCTAAAGAGCGCGATATAGCGACTGGCGAAGCGCAGATAAAAGGCAGCTCCGCGCAAGATAAAGAAAACGCTGCGCAAGCAGCAGAAAATAAAGCGCAGGCGGCCGAAAGTGCTGCCGATGCCACAGTGCAGCAGCAAGCTACAGCAACTCAGCCTAGCAAGCGTCCCCTTGCGCCGCCCCGTATTCCTCCAAGCCCAATTACTGCAAACTTAACCACTAGCGCAGTGCCACCGCTGCCGGTAAAGGCCGTAATACCATCGGTAACTAACGCTAACCAAAACAGCAATTTTGAACCCAACGAACTCGTGTTGGTAAGTGCCGATATGGCCGCCGCCAAGCAAGCGGCGAGTTACCTAAACCGCTACGGCGCACAAATTAAAACCCGCTCGGCGCTGGCTAACCTAGGTTTGGTGATGAGTGTATTTCGCTTACCAGAGGGTGAAGATACGTTAGCCATTATTCGCCAAATTCAAACCGACTTGCCCAGCCTGCAAACCGATACCAACCAGCGCTACCAATTGCAAAATAGCCGTAAAACCTATGGTGCGAGTATGGTGGGCTGGCCGCAGGCGCCAAGCTGTATTACGCAAAATGCGCTGCATGTGGGGGTGATAGACACACCGGTAAACACTGCACACCCAGCCTTACTTGGGGCCAATATTCAGGCAAAAAGTTTTATAAAAGGGGAGCCAGCAAGCGCAACCCACGGCACTGCCGTTGCGAGTATTTTGGTGGGTAGAGTGCAGGCGGGTTTTAGTGGCCTGCTACCACAGGCGCAACTGACGGCAGCGGCGGTATTTCGCCAGCGCGGCGAGCAGGTAG from Saccharophagus degradans 2-40 includes these protein-coding regions:
- a CDS encoding sigma-70 family RNA polymerase sigma factor; translation: MAEDEVPDDKQLLAAIASGDTEAITVFYQRHEARVYRYALAKVGDSFAAADILNDVMMQVWRAAAKFEGRAKVTTWLLGIAHNKVVDHWRKVGAREYTELDDSMEDESASGANPAQATEAASDGKLLHACLAKLKPEHREILHLVFFEELGYSEIASIIDVPEGTVKSRVFHARNLMKKQLANATRAA
- a CDS encoding S8 family serine peptidase; the protein is MNPTNKPRALKRSAQRTLQGTSQSTLVNTIACGFLTAGLVLYGPVYAQVPEATDEAKQRNVRDVKAESRQRVESFQLKESYQRTEDSKQAEEINLKASSAQQISDAAKQQNATQARSTATRQQVREQQPTSELGSAQQNTAKERDIATGEAQIKGSSAQDKENAAQAAENKAQAAESAADATVQQQATATQPSKRPLAPPRIPPSPITANLTTSAVPPLPVKAVIPSVTNANQNSNFEPNELVLVSADMAAAKQAASYLNRYGAQIKTRSALANLGLVMSVFRLPEGEDTLAIIRQIQTDLPSLQTDTNQRYQLQNSRKTYGASMVGWPQAPSCITQNALHVGVIDTPVNTAHPALLGANIQAKSFIKGEPASATHGTAVASILVGRVQAGFSGLLPQAQLTAAAVFRQRGEQVEATTDSLLLALDWLVQQQVSVINLSLGGERNRVLAQAIEQVLAKRIAIVAAAGNNGPQAEPVYPAAQAGVIAVTAVDAAGRLYDQANHGSYIEFAAPGVDIWAADNAQGGHYHTGTSFAAPYLTAALAVANIQQLQNQAQDKGPAGKDPQYGHGLLTMPPLCQ